The Hermetia illucens chromosome 2, iHerIll2.2.curated.20191125, whole genome shotgun sequence genomic interval TTGCAAATGAAACTTTGATATATTTAGAAGTTGAGGTTTATCTAGCTTTATCTCGCAATTTATGCCTTTACGACATCTTATTTTCAAGGTTGTGTggtaaataaaactttattgaaaCTGGTTTATTGTTGTTTATTGAATAATTGAATTGTTCAAACTTCACTTGAAACGGTGGGGAGGGGAAGGAAGCGGTTAATAATACATGGAAAAGGGAAGTGTAAATcttcttttcatcgaatatagccatgtggtgaaaggactcgattagtacttttcgaaaaaggttttatttttgacATCATTTTCAGAATCACAATGATATTCCTCTATGAGATTTAGACTTCAACCCCTAGTCAAAATTAGCACATATTTATATTCTGGATATGGATTATTGCAGTTTGAGATCACTTattttattagcaaagttacagtaagtcaaaattaataataataatcattgtggcgacaatccaattgaatccaCGCCTTGgggcgtgttagagcacttcattcgagatcgtaacggcacactacaggacTACGGTACATTCTAGGAGGCAACGTGATCAGCTTTGCTCTCgttcgtgattattaccctgcctTGACtcccggtcttgaatgaagtgctctaacacacttcaaggccctgatccaatatggattgttgcgccaacgattattattgactcaggtgctcattcacagctgagttgacgaAATCTCGCAGTTAAGTTTCTGTAAGAAATCGGCTACTCACTAATATTCACTATTAGTCCGACttaccagaatacaaaagcaccgTGCCGCAAGGAAAGGTGTGCACTCCAGTCACATCATATAGCCAATTTCACTAGTAGTCCCGTTtatgttggagaaagcgagctttCTGGGGTCACTTGATATCGTTGTCAAGAAGCGTCCGTAGTTTTCAAAAACCAATGAAAGTGTTTTTCAATATACAAGAGTCGTAGCCGTAAAGTCGGTCTCTTTTCGAGTAGTGTTTCGGGGACAATAAAatggttttaaaataaaaatacatgTTCAATTCAGAATGATCCCATCtattctacagggtgcggcagcattacttccttttttaaaatgcgcgccactcagttagctgatgtcatagcggagtgctagtggtctcgttcaagaggggatactgtaaagttttgtcctgacacggttcagtcgccatcatgcgttggaatagtgaggagcgtgtcattgccgttgaggtttagttttcaagccgatgctcggttattgcaacacagcgtgcatttcggaatcgctttaatttagctccgttggctcccgtcccagaccgcaaatcaattgttacatgggtcactacattcagacaaactgcaagtgcgacaaaaggaagaactggagtccctcggtccgttagatcacctgagaacattgaagcagtgagagcgtcaatgttgcaatCGACACGGCGatctgcgcgcaaacacacatctgcccttggactatccgaccgttctgtgagaagaattcttcgttatgaccttcattttcatccctataagatggcgatagtgcaggaactttcagaacgtgaatTCAGatcttcaattctcggatgaacgcgtgtgagcttcttcttgatgtcgttcccgagggtgctattgtttttttagcgatgaagcccattttcatttgtgtgggtcggttaacaaacaaaacatgcgctactgggctgacaccaaccctcgagaattgcatcaaaagcctttgcattcacccaaagtcacagtgtggtgtgcaatttcctcagctagttttttgaggaaaatgaggttagtgacagtgaattcggaccggtatgtaaacatgctacagaattttttttcccagggctagaaaatttggatttggggaacACTTGAtaccaacaagacggtgcaacagcacacacttcaagagcatcgatggctgttttgagggaacactttccagagcgccttatctcaattagaggcgatttggaatggccggcacgctctcccgaccTGTccccttatgatttttttcaatggggttttttgaaatcccatgtttatgtgaaccgtccaagaagcctacaagatttgaagaccaacatccaagaagaaattgccaacataacacctgctatgcgaacaagagtcatgacaaacgccagaaatcggtttacgcaatgtatggagaacgggggacgtcacctaacagatttgatcttcaaaacaatgtaaataaaaactgtaacatgtacctacattatgaaaaataaataagtattttccgatgcatacaatagtttttattgagttttgaaaaaaggaagttatgctgccgcatcctgtatTTGTTTTGGTCACGATCTTATGAAATATGTAAGGTTTGCTCGTGGACATAAGACTTTGTTAAGGCGGCCTAAAGATAAACTGACCACAAAGCAATAGACTACCTTTCTGCCATGAGTTAAAGTTTATATTAACTGCCCTTCCAATCCAATCGGAAAATTCTTGCTTTCCAGTAAAGGAAATTCGGCATGAATGACGCTCCTTAAACCTAGCAAAATCCCTAAATTTATCAAGTTTGTCGCCATACTTGCTACTCTGCTCTATCCCATAGAAGAAAGTGTCTCCGCTAAAGGttattgaaaatcaaagttgattACTAATGAAAAACCCCATTCAAATCTCAAAAATAATTGCCagtattgttttctttttaatcTGATcttaagtactaattaagatatAAATTTGAACCGTGTTGTGGGTTGATTAGATTAaccaatatatatattttggaatGTTACTATGGTTGAATGAGTGAAAATTCGTAAGCCCACTGATAAAGCAAAAAGTGTTGGAACATAAGAGTATCTGAAAACAATTAGTCATACAAATATATacctttttttagattttatgatAGGTAGAATAGAGTGCGAAGAGAATCAATTTTGTAGTGATAACATGCGCATATTTAAAAGAACTAGAAGAAGGGGTTAAGGTTTCTTTGattatttaatttcaaaaaGGATATTTAAAGAAATACTTGCCTTTAGTTTATCAACATTATGTACTTGACTTTCGGTATTAGATAATTTGAAGGTTATAATTTCcaattttgtagttttttttgcAAGAAATCCTTCATATGCACAAGGCAGGAATAAAATtgtttgacattttttttagtGATTGCTTACAATTAGAAACACTTTTATCTGATACTGTGCcataaatttcatcatttcCATGAAGGAATTATAATTATCACGTCAGCTGCAAAGTTACGATGTGTCTCGGTAAGGTTATGACTAAGTCATTTACACGGTGATAGTCTACCGCAATTCCTCGATTCGCGCGGGGATAACGTTCTGGAAGAAGAACACGCAGTATGACATCCCGCAATATGAGGTCACTTATAGGTGAATTTAGGTATTCCGTTCCTGTGCAAATTTCTCAACATTTTCCAATTGTAATACTTGAAAAAGTTTCTAAACTTAGGTTCTATGAAATATTATCTTTTAGATTCTATACCtagttaaaaaattgaaaatcgagAAATAATCATgaacaaatcggaaaccggagctcgccgcttcaggtatgaaaggttgtgtTGATTTTTGTATGTAAGAATAATCGGGTATTTGacggttccatttatatatagctcgtaatgtatctacgttgaatatacctgaTATTCAATCCGATGTGGTaccgacattttatctcttagagaGTAGTGATTTGACGCGGAAATTTTGcatactataactttattaataacaatACAATTTCCATACCGTatgctgcttcatattaaaacctatgtTCCTGAAAGATATTATGGATccaggttgaatttaggggggcctcgcgcattaactttatttaagcaaatatcgtaacggagagtatttcgaggccAAGATATCATGTGGATAGAAAGTCATAATTTTTCAGATGCTTCCTTGAAtccttaaagtaattgaccCCTTCGGACTCCGCACttctcctttgcaaccaatgtcaaaactaatacctgcttTGGAAAtactaatcgacacctttcggctatattcggtgaaaacgaCATTTtgcacctcccttaagttcaacgtgcagcaatgtaattcaccgtaTGTGTAGAAGTTTATAGTTCCAAACTTTCTATAGAATTTCGTGTCAGCAGGTTTAAccgttcctgagaaaagtgcgtgctacagaagacagacagtgaatcgattttaataaggttttgttttcatttaaaaaaaaaataaactgtaTATTCTTTAATCAATATATGGGCAACAaccgaaaattaaaaataatttactaCCGCATTGACAACTGGGAACCACTGTTACTTAATAAGTAAACCGTAAAGTGAAATATTATTACCCAGTCAATTTTGAACGTATAAGTTCACAAGTTGAAACTACCTTTTGAAAAAAGTCCGAAAGCCTAGTTCGCTTCTTGTTATACTGAACTTTCTCTTTCTTGGTACAGGCCCTTGTGCGGATttcaaatttctgcaaaatCGTTCAATCATccttggatctagagaaggcgtttgatcgAGTGTCACtcaaattcatctggtatgcattACGCTAATAACTAGTGCCAGACtaactcatcatcaacggcgcaacaatcgatatctggtctagacctgccttaataaggaactccaggcatctcggttttgcggcgaggtccaccaattcggtatccctaaaagctgcctggcgccgTGGCCTACGTCAccgttctatctcaggcagtATCTGtctcgtgttctttttctacctattatcctcatcaatacggattaagtgacccccgcccccttttccagggccaggttaaagaggacgcatgatagagcatccccttgtcttagaccgttgttgatgtcgaatggtgtcgagagtgatgttgcttttatctgacctcgcacattggtcagagtcagcctagtcagtcttactaatttcgtcggggtaccgaatgcTCTCATCGCCGTGTGCAGTTTAactctggttatgctatcataggtgactttaaagtcaatgaaactaACTCATACGCTAGGTTAAATTACTCCACCTTCatccgaagagtaaagttcgaaaaaGCAGGCATCAACATGGTATTAACTTGTTTGACAAACGACCCTAATGTCGGTGATAACAACCTGCCAAAAACTGAATGATTTAAGTATctgggatcaatgctatcagccaatggttaACTGGTTATGAAGTTGCTTTACGCATCATTCCACAACTGGCAGTCTAGATTATAGAcgcatcaatgaacgtctcaaatccaaaaatttaccgcagtgtcatccGCCCTGTCGTCTTCTATTGTTTATAGTGCTGGCCGAATATCAAAGACCATGAATACCGATGGCGATGTTGGATCAATGGTGTAACATGTTAAGATCACGTCTAAAATGAACACATTCCAAATCGATATAAAGTTGCGCCTATTGTGAGAAAATTGGGGGGGAGACTTCTTTGATGGTACGACCATCGTGAATTCTATATTCCCACTGACGAGTACTCATTAGCTGAagttggcctgaacatcgaagtcggtagGAAACGACCAAGAGGTCGACTGGAACAGCGATGGTTTGATATGCTAGATAGTGATTTGAGAACCTCTCGGATTCACCTAGAACAAGCCTATGACGGAAAAAAGTGGCAAATTCAATATAGCCGACGAGACAAAAGCTGAACAAGAAGCAAAAGCTGTCTTGCTAGACTTATGATGATATCTGCAATCGAACCGAATTGGGAGAAATTTCAGAAGCCTCTTTTAGAGTTTTGACCtgattcataaaaattcaaggaaaatatttttgacaCTGATGTATGATAATAAGTTATAGACATATTCCAGCATGGATTTCAAATGAATGTTATCTGAAAGATTGCTGAACTTCTTTGTAGTTTATTCGGTTAAAACTTATTCTAACCACAATGACTGATTTAGTTTTTCGATTctttgcaaatataataataagtcAGGTTTTTTGTCAATGTTGGTTTTGTTCACTTGTTTTAATGATCCAATTAATTTTCTTCCAGGACGTCCGGAGATTCATTATATCAAATATTGGGCCTTCAAAAAACTGCGACAGCAGATGATATTAAAAAAACTTACAGAAAACTAGCACTTAAATATCATCCAGATAAAAATCCAAATAATACGGAAGCAGCGGACAAGGTAAGTTGATTTGTCTTCATTCCGCCACGATTGAACTGaatcaatattttttatttagtttaaaGAAGTTAATCGAGCACATTCAATCTTAAGTGATTtgacaaaaagaaatatttatgaCAATTACGGATCGCTTGGTCTATATATTGCTGAGCAATTCGGAGAAGAAAATGTTAACGCTTACTTTGTAGTTACTTCGCCTGCTTGCAAGGTAATTATCTTTTGAAACTCGAGGTGGAATATCCTTTGAATAAGTATAACCATCTGAAATCTTCAGGCAATCTTCCTATGCTGTGCAGTCATCACAGGCTgttattgttgttgctgttgctgctgctgttgtaaCTTCTGCTGCGGCAAATATAAACCAGCGCCACACGATGGTTCAGGAGACTACCACCATCTTAATGTGAGTATAATAGAAGAGaaaggaaatccaagaaaattttcGGGCAGTTGATGATTTTTGTGTTTCATGTTACGGAACATTTAATTGGCATGCTTCTGTGTATTTCACTACGATAATTTGAAATAACAACATATTCATATTTAAAAGCGAATTAAGGTAAGTACGAAGAGTGTACATTGTTTACGCTTCTTTGCGTAAAATATTGAACTTCGTATAATACTGGCTATTGTGTGATGTAGGAGTAAAGATGGGAAAGAATATTTCAAGTGCTAAttctaaaattttccaaattaaacTTGTACTAACAGACTCGAAATAATTGAATGATGAAGAAATGAATGTGCGACTATTTATAATGTTCTGTCGCACTAATAATGGATCCTTCTCTTCATCTGTAGTTCTCAAAGTTATACTCTTGAACTTGATAATATATCGTATGAATTCAACTTGATAATATCATTTTTACTGAGCCGGTGTTTCATATTAATACTCCCTTCAATTTTTATTGTCTTCAAAAGTTCATATTCCTTCTTGTTTTCCAATTTGTATTGTCTGTGCACATATCTGTATACAACGGTTAGAGGCACTAAATCGTATTACTTGTTTGTCAGCATGTTTCTCCCATTGTTTCAATGGTTCTTCACAGTATGAAATGTTTCTACTAGCCAACATGCTGAATATTTTGTCTGTTTGTATCCTTGTTTACTTCGCAAATAAGAAATTGTGTGAATAGTTTTAGCATAGAAGCAACTACTATTCATATTATTTCAGTTAAATATATTTTACACTGTAGCCTGTTTTTAATTATCGCTCACGTCCACGGGTGCAATAACCTCCTGGTACGATGGATAAAACTGTTCTCAGAACTAAGGTTTGAGGTTAAAGGCCCAGAAATGGGCGAAATAGATCTATTGAATACCATGAGCGATCAACCAATTGCTAATGTAACCCCCCAATATTGctcctttggtttttggtgctgatgttgccgttGTATATTTCGTTTTACCTTCAAAaagcgcagcccaagatctcgcgtcgattgccgcctgcttgatatatatgaaggcagtttgtacagcTGGcgatgttcttcccatgatgtcgttatcgtcagcataggccaaatGTTGGGTGAACtttaagaggatggtgcctctcgcatttccCTCAGCATTACGCATcattttttccagggtcagATTAACAAGGATGCACGATGGAGCATTACCTTGTCTTAGGCCGTTCTTGATGGGGGCTATGTTGTTACatacggccttgaagtcgataagAAGACGAGGCTGGGTCTCTGATATGATCCGATgatattctgagcgtatggggcgaTCAGGCCTAGCAAGCCActagggaatatcttatagatagtgctCAGCAGCACAATATCCCTATCTGCCGCTCTGAtaactccctttttatgtatgggacagataatgcctctttgtcagtcatcaggcattgattcgatgtACAGggctttgagcataagttgatgagctGGTTATTTaatcagttcggctgtaattccatcggctcctggcggcttatgattcttAAACCGacgaattgtacggactgtttcttccatggttgGTGATCGCAGCTTTTGTCTaccgccttcagttggcgggatcttcaactcgccgatattttgattattgagcaagcagttcatcaaaatactcaacacaCCACTTCAATATGCCCgtacggtcggaaatcagatttcaccttttggctcgacaggatgagcatcgagcctTCATCCTACTAACTTGTCGGTAAAATTGGCGCGGCTGGAGGGTGAATATTCGACTTAACTAAATCCTAGGCTTATAGTAATTTATCTAACACAGCTAACCACGATATGAtgcaaataatatttttctcCATTCAAACAGTTATTCGCGCTTGAAAAAATGCTGTTCTGCATCTCGTAGGACACTAAATCCGATTGTATATGAATTCTTCCTGACACTTCATATTTCGAAACTAGTTTGCTCGACCCTCTAAGattctgaaaatttaaattgcatCTGATATGAGTCTCCATAAAGTAATATTCAACCTTCCGTCTTTAAACGGTAACCCAAAACGTTATCTTCCAcatcaaattaattatttttgaacGACCTTAACCAATCTCTGCAGTTTCAAATAGAAAATAGTCGTCTTAAGTCTCCAACACAAATTCTGAGTTTCACAATACTTTTTAAAGGAGTAGTGCAGTAGTTCTTTACACAGATACTCTTTTTCGGTACGAAATTTGATATGTTTGACACTGAAAAAAAGGTTTCAGTTCGGCGCTGAGACATATTGAATGTCAAGCTTTAGAAATAAGCGTTATGTTACTTTACACCCATAACGTTTTGGTAACCTCTTCATGGTCCTAATAGCTGATTCAACACTCTTGTAACCTCGACCGGATATTTTTGATGATTGGCCGACAAATGTTTGGTAAAATATATTACATTTGCTCTTATATCGTCTTTTGAGTCCCTAAAAATAAATTCTAGGGTGTTACTAAAAACTTCAGTGTTAAGATAACCTCAAAGTAAAAGTTAAATTAACTTCCGCCTGCGATATGGCTAGTTAATGTCACGACTTCTGCATATAATGTTCTGGCGAAAAGTGTCTGATTGAAATCGAAAAAGACTGGTGTTTCATTAACAAGAAAAATGGGCGAGTGATGTCGCTCGCTGATAATGCCAGATATATACACATTTCATCACTATTTAAATATTGAATCATTTCCCTATATCCCAGTCGATTTGGTGACTAGTTTGTTTCGTAGTTTTTCGGTTCCTTCATTGATAGTGAAATGTTGGTGTTGACCTTTGATTGTAAATACTCGATTACTAGTAAAAATCGAAAAGTAGCTTTCAAGAAcagattttgattttattggtaTTACGTCATCTTATCGAACCAAAGTTATTTCGTCTTGTGAATTATGAATATGAAAAAACTCGCTTTTAAAGAAATTGTGATTAAAGTTGACGGAGATAAGTCTGCTCACCCGTTTAACACGACAGCCACACATATCAATGCACAATATAGGAGCTCGCTTATCCAGCATGATGCAGACGAATCATTCctcacaaaaaaagaaaacagtaCTTTGTTTTGTATATTGAGGTTTCGACCCCAATGCAACGGTTCTCGAAAATCTCTTTTTTCTGCATGATTTGAGAGAGAATACTCGTGAAGTCACCATGAAAGTGTTATGCTCACCACTTTGCAACCGCGGCAACCTGCTAAGTTGGCTGCAGTTTGTCAATCATGCTAATCAGCCTGTCGATTTTTCACAATGTAATAAAATTCTCCCAAAGACTTCGGTTCCGGTAGACCGACGCTTTAGGTAGATGCACTCATCAACTTTTTCAATATGGTAAATCAGGTACGATCAGCAGATAAAACAGTGTGGCTTTTGATTAAATAATCCATGGCTATCAGGGTTAATATACTTtgataaaaagaaaacaaatagcaacggttcattgaaaatttgattttacatttttttggtaATAAAAAACGTACAGATGACATCTTATTACGATattaacaaaattgataagtcaAAATATGAATTGAAGTTAGTGCTGAAGAATCAAGCCAATAAGCTGCAATCTATATTTTTTCCTCCTGTTTTCTCTTTGCTGTCGGATTTTctctttactttatttgaaccgTCACCTCCCTAATCTTCTAATTCTTAAGCCAATATCATCATTCTAGCGTTCCCTGGGTTTCCGATTGTTCTATATCCGTGTTCAATTTATTGCTTACGGCTGTTCGCAATATATTTTCTtgctttatatttattttataatatgtTGGCCAACTGGCCAGCATATTGCAATCTTC includes:
- the LOC119650413 gene encoding dnaJ homolog subfamily C member 5 homolog isoform X1 — protein: MDKRKLSTSGDSLYQILGLQKTATADDIKKTYRKLALKYHPDKNPNNTEAADKFKEVNRAHSILSDLTKRNIYDNYGSLGLYIAEQFGEENVNAYFVVTSPACKAIFLCCAVITGCYCCCCCCCCCNFCCGKYKPAPHDGSGDYHHLNRIKRDGGNASGSSMGTRDLRSGKEDFNDIDDVRTGGAPVTTQPQPGQGAGAGMPAFAMPAPPAEPHSTNPFTSAATESTSLNTTEQATYTPGIRPTNSAPIDVPPRPNHFDSQLSFR
- the LOC119650413 gene encoding dnaJ homolog subfamily C member 5 homolog isoform X2: MDKRKLSTSGDSLYQILGLQKTATADDIKKTYRKLALKYHPDKNPNNTEAADKFKEVNRAHSILSDLTKRNIYDNYGSLGLYIAEQFGEENVNAYFVVTSPACKAIFLCCAVITGCYCCCCCCCCCNFCCGKYKPAPHDGSGDYHHLNRDGGNASGSSMGTRDLRSGKEDFNDIDDVRTGGAPVTTQPQPGQGAGAGMPAFAMPAPPAEPHSTNPFTSAATESTSLNTTEQATYTPGIRPTNSAPIDVPPRPNHFDSQLSFR
- the LOC119650413 gene encoding dnaJ homolog subfamily C member 5 homolog isoform X4, translated to MDKRKLSTSGDSLYQILGLQKTATADDIKKTYRKLALKYHPDKNPNNTEAADKFKEVNRAHSILSDLTKRNIYDNYGSLGLYIAEQFGEENVNAYFVVTSPACKAIFLCCAVITGCYCCCCCCCCCNFCCGKYKPAPHDGSGDYHHLNRIKRDGGNASGSSMGTRDLRSGKEDFNDIDDVRTGGAPVTTQPQPGQGAGAGMPAFAMPAPPAEPHSTNPFTSAATESTSLNTTEQATYTPDRNKGY
- the LOC119650413 gene encoding dnaJ homolog subfamily C member 5 homolog isoform X5, with protein sequence MDKRKLSTSGDSLYQILGLQKTATADDIKKTYRKLALKYHPDKNPNNTEAADKFKEVNRAHSILSDLTKRNIYDNYGSLGLYIAEQFGEENVNAYFVVTSPACKAIFLCCAVITGCYCCCCCCCCCNFCCGKYKPAPHDGSGDYHHLNEDFNDIDDVRTGGAPVTTQPQPGQGAGAGMPAFAMPAPPAEPHSTNPFTSAATESTSLNTTEQATYTPGIRPTNSAPIDVPPRPNHFDSQLSFR
- the LOC119650413 gene encoding dnaJ homolog subfamily C member 5 homolog isoform X3, giving the protein MDKRKLSTSGDSLYQILGLQKTATADDIKKTYRKLALKYHPDKNPNNTEAADKFKEVNRAHSILSDLTKRNIYDNYGSLGLYIAEQFGEENVNAYFVVTSPACKAIFLCCAVITGCYCCCCCCCCCNFCCGKYKPAPHDGSGDYHHLNRIKRDGGNASGSSMGTRDLRSGKEDFNDIDDVRTGGAPVTTQPQPGQGAGAGMPAFAMPAPPAEPHSTNPFTSAATESTSLNTTEQATYTPGLTSSPRHG